In Syngnathoides biaculeatus isolate LvHL_M chromosome 19, ASM1980259v1, whole genome shotgun sequence, the genomic window CCATGACCAAAAGTTAAATGTAGTTTCAAGTAGGACACACGTTTGATTGTCAAGGAAATTGGGGGTTTGATTTGGTTGTTGAGCAATTTTATCTACCTACCAAAAAACTACCCTGATCACTGGGTAAATCACGGAAAAGGTTCTTGCTCCATTAGGGCTCAAGCTGGCATGACCGTGTTTAGAAGTTCCTCGGATTCCTGTATGTTTCtaatgttttgattttaaacatttattgtcATGGACCCCGAAAAGTAAGCTTTTAATGGGCCAGACAGCAAAATTTAGAAGGAACTGGAAGCCAGTATTGTCCAAAATATCCATAATATTTAAAACATAGTTATTGTCTTTGGTTGCCCTTGACACACTGATATGTTTTGAATAAAGTTCCTGGGAACATAAGCCATGGTGGAAATGCCGACAATAGGTCATAGCATGATCTTGGTCccttaaaaaaatccatccatccatccatcatccatccatccatccatcctccatccatccatccatccatccatccatccatccatccatccatccatccatccatccatccatccatccatccatccacccatccatccatccatccatccatccatccatccatccatccatccatccatccatccatccatccatccatcctttactGCTTTTCCATGTCGCAAGCCAGCTGCTTTAGCAGGGAtaaccagacttccctttcccctgcCACTTCATcaagttcttccggagggatccagagGCCAGTCGAGACACATAGTctttccagcatgtcctgggtcttcaccagggtctctttccggtaggGCTTGCCTGGAACACCTTACCAGCGAGGCGTCCGGGAAGCATCTGGATCACATGCCCCAGCCAGCTCGTCTGACTCCTTTCAATGCGGAGGACCAGGcttgaccaagcttctcaccctatctctaatggAGAGTTCAGACCCCCTGGGGAGGAatctcatttcggccgcttgcatCTGGTATCTTTCAGTCATAATCCaaagctcgtgaccataggtgagggtagaaaaGTATATCAATTGGTAAAtggagagctttgcctttcaataTAGCTCCCTCTTTATCACAAGGGATCGatacatcactgcagacgctgcactgatcaacctgttgatctcctgctccattctttgCACACTCGTGGACAAGACCCCATtatacttgaagtcctccacttgaAGAggccacgccacccttttccgactgaggaccaaggtctcagatttagaggtgctaAGTCTCATCCAAGCCACTTCAtactccagtgagcattggcgATTACGGCCTGATGGAGTCAAGagaacaacatcatctgcgaagagcagagatgcaatcaTGAGGCCGCCAAACCAGATTCCCTCCACCCCTCAGCTGCTctgagaaattctgtccataaaagttctggACAAAATTTGGTTGCAAAGGGCATCCTTGGTGGAGtctaactctcactggaaatgagtccaacttattgccggctATGCGGATCAAACTCTGGACACCGTTCATActgggaccgaacagcccgtatcagggggatttttggtttgaaatgtaaaactgCGACAACACGATTTTCAAGTTAATAGCATACTTCTCTTAGTGTCAATCAACCATTGAAAGGCCATCATTTGTTACTATTTAGCTCATGCAGGGGTACACAAAGGACCTGCAAAACCAAGGATTatgaaatccattttccccCATGCTCCAGCAATAGCAGAGAAAATGGAAGGTTAAAGCCCAATCACATTGAACAGATGTGTAAACTGTAATGTCCACTGTGTGATAAACATGACGTTTGATGATGTATAGCAAAAATAATGTCTTGACATTTGAATATCTTTTCACTGCAAGAAATGTCAACATAATATTAACTTATGAAAGTATCCCATTGTGATACCGGCTCTGATAAGATAGCAGTGCATTTGAAATACTGGTCTGTACTCATCATCACTGagatttgaaataaatgttgtGATGTGCTGCCACTTTAGTTTTAAAGCAACATGTTCTGAGTGTtgtagacctttttttttttaagttcaattGAAGGGGTCACAAAAAGTCACAAAGCAGGGTTAATGCACAGCATAAGCATGTGCTGCCCTTGTTCTGTACTGGAATACAAGTGAAATGTTTCACTAATTACCCTTTAAGAACAACTTATTTGACATTTGGAGGATTTGTAATGTATGAGACGATTGGACTGCCTGGATTACATTACAATTAATAAATACATCACTGTAAACCTGAAACAttgattttaataaaaaaaaaatcaatgaggcAGACTCACCAACTAATAAATACTCCCAATGATTGATGATCCCTCGGAGTAATTATCTAAAGGTAAGGTGGGTTCTTCACTAAAAGAACTTAATAGGATTAATGTCTGTCTGTATTACCTTAAGACCCCTGAATGCACTAAATATTACATGCTATTAAccattcatgaaaaaatattttaacatagCAGGGACCAAACAGACTAAAATGATCTTGGATTTGGGTTACAGTGTCCCttgtaatttgtattttctaCAGAGTGTGAATATTTACAAtctgtaaaatatgtacatgcATATCATTAATGGCTGTTACATTGATAAAGGTAAATGTATACATAGGTTACGTTGTTGCTTATACCGTTCGATTGGTGCAGATAGGAGTGAAGGCGTTGGTTCCGCAGGTAAACAGCCTGTTTCCATTGACCAGCAGCACCCTTATGTAGTTCTGGCACTCCTCCTACAAAAACACACCCGAAAGCGGTGGAAGTTAGCAGCTGGAAGCCGATCCAATACATACCTACTGAAGAGCAGCAGCATTGGGAACAAGGACGAAATGACACTGTGTGTTTGCAAATGCGATGAAACACCTGGAGCAGGAGGAGGGCCACTCTGAAACGTGGTTAAGTTTCACATTGTACAATCAGTCTAATGCCTCTCAACTCAACAGGAAGCAAATCTGAGTCAAGTAGCTAACTGGCAAAACTCAGTAAATGCAGAAGAATACTACTCAGGATGAGTTTAGAAAATTGTCTGGACTGGTCAGAAAGTGAAATAAAAGTGGAGCCTTGTATACTTCACTCAGTCATGGTTCTTCTCAACTTGTTTCCCCCTACATGAATCAATTCACTTTGCTCTACTTCCCTCTCTGGTTAAGTACACACTACCACTCTATTCTTGACTTACTCTTCCGTTCGGACTTTGGTGCAGGCCTGCAGCAAACAACTTAGCAAGAGCCTCGTGAGAAATAAAACTGGGTGACATTGTGATTGATTTATTGAACGAATGATTGCTCGTGGGAACTTTGCCGTCAGGCTTTCAAGGAAGTTTTGTCGGGAGTTTTCCATCAACAAGCCCACAAAAACCGGAACAACAGTTATTGGTATACAAGGTCAAGAGTGTGGCAATTGTTCTTTTTTGCCCCCAGATACACTAATTCTCTCAGGGTCATGTCGTCTGAGAAGGATTGGTGAGAGTGCCCTGGTAGACATTTAAAACCTTGTCAAGCTGCTCTTGTTTGAGGCACTTTGAGATGCCCACCACAGTACAGGACTTTAATTCCTTCCAATAAAGATGGACATTGACGCATAAAATTTGTCACTTCCTGGTGCTCAGAATAGGAAAcgtatgtttttaaaatgactgcTCTTATATGTGTGCTTGGTCTGTATTTGTCTTTACTGttgcactattgtttttttatgaccATATAGCTGGGCTATTTGAAAACAGCCAAATACATACATTATGCTTAATTGCAAGTCTTTCCAACAGCTTGGTCCGACAATAAATAATGgcgtaattaatattttaattttattaagcTTCTAGTCTTGTTTATGAAAACTTCCCGACTAATGTTCCATGACTGTATTGTAAATCAGAGGCTATTATAGATTTGTTGTAGGATACAAAGCAATCAGGTTCTGTCAActcaatacaaaacattttcttatgGCACACATGAATCAAATATACAAGATAAGAGTGGATAAGTGCATTAGAGGTAAGTTTAAATTGACTTAAATCCCAGGCACTGCATCTTTACAATAGCTTACGGAGGAATAGTCTGCCAGATAAACCACTAAAGGCTTGTCAGGAGCAGGAAAAGGAAGCCATTTATTGCTATTCTTAGTGTAAACCACATGAGTTTATTCTCACTGGTGAAGTGAGgaaaacaattttactctcaagGACTGGGATAACATTGGACAGTACTTCAGGAAAACTATCCCTTGTTGGACAGCCTATGCCTGCTGTGAAAGATCTTAACCAGCCTTCGTGTCAAGTTAAATACAGGTTGACGTACTCAAGTGTGGATCAAAGCTGTTTGCCTTACCTTTATGTTTAGTTTACTTTGAAACCAGCTGTTTGAtccaaaaataacacaaaagtgTTCATTCGTCAGTGACCAAAGCTGGAGCAAAACTCTCTTGCACAGGCATGCTCAGTTAtctgaagtaaaataaaattgaatttcaGAGATTGTTGCACCTAAGTTGAAAAGAACCTTTTCTACCTTGGTTGCCACAGTTCTTTCCGCTACTCTACAAAATAACTATCAAAAAGGAACGAGCAAATCCCTAATCGCTTATGCCCTGATCACTTATGCTACtcacaatgaacatttttctaTAACTGACTGCAAAATGATTTTTCCTTTAAAGTTGAGTGTACCATTTACAAGATTTTGCTATCCCTTATTTTCTTTGTCCATTTGTTGATCAGAGCCACTGGATGATGTCACAATGACAACTCTATGATGTCAACCACATTTAAACAAGTCAAGCAATTACTTtcatgctttccatctgagttTTCAACTTGTGTTCTCATGATATTGCTTCAACATGGTTGACCGTATCCATTCGTCTTTGTGCGGTCCCTCAGTGACCAATGTCACTATCAGGTTTTTATGTGTGGTTTTCAGCTCCTCATTGTCAAGGAGAAAAAGCTGGTACTGGATGGAGGTCTACTTGGGATGAGCAGCAAACAGAAGCCTTCCAAATCAGATAAACCCATTGTTTCTTCCCGTCAAAACgagccaaaaaaacaaattgtgatCTGTAACCATGGCCTCCTTCATAATGTCCGACTTCAACGTGAAGAGGTGCGTGAAAATCCAATAAGTCTTTCAGCTTCTGAGTATGAGAGAATCCTCGCGAGAGCCAGGGACCCAAGTTTCTTGGTGAAGGAGGAGGCGGCTTCTCAAAGGAAAAGGGATGAAATTATGGCTGCAGAGGAAAGGAAACGGCAGATGATTGAGAAGGACTATTGTTTTGTTACAAAGGAGgcagaaactgacatacagtCCAAGAAGCAGGGCTTCGAACGTTATCGGCACATGCGGTGCAAAGCCCAGATGGAAAAGGACAGTCAGATTCTAAAGCTGGACACATGTATTGAGCGTTGTAAGATCCAGGCTGAGCTTGACACCCAACTTGAGTGGAAAAAGCACTGTGAGGCTGTTGAGTTTTCCAAAAAGAAGGCAGAATTTGAGTGGGAGCTCAAGAATCACCAAGAGAAGCTCAACAAGcatgaggagaaggagaagaagcgtAGGGAGGAGGGACGCCTCCATTTACAGGCACTAAAAGAGCAGATAAGAGAAAAGGAACACGCTACTGATGCCAGGCTTCGAGAGAGGCTAAACATGGCTAAACACGTTTCTGACGAGGTTCAGTTAGAAAATAAATGCATCGATGAGCTCAAGGAGGAGAGGCTAAGTGATCTAAGAGCTTCTGGGATTGCGGACAAGTACTACAGTTATGCAAAGAGGAAGACCACAGAAGATGGTGCAAAATCCAAGAATTTCCAGTACCATGCACAATGATATATAaccaagatggagcaatgataCAATTTACATTTGAAGGATCAAGGTGAGGTGCACTGCCGGCTGCACACAGCACCAAGAACCAGTTTGTGGACAAGTATGATTTTGATGCTGACAAATGACTGCAAGCCTATAAACAATTGCTGTCAAAATGGCAGTTGCATCAAACCTGGACAGCATTCCGACACCacaagaagaccaaagaacctattaaagtacagtattatCTTCATTCAATTGATGTTTTCCTCTTCTGCTGACCCTTGGGGGGGATGTGCTACTAAAATATCATCAATTGATGGATCATTCtaaagtgtgtgtgtagaaTAGAGCCTAGAGTAATCTTTAAATGAAACTCACAGGCCAAATCCATGCACGACACCTCAACGACATCTATTCCGGACACCATTATTCCGGGCAATACGACACTGGGATCAAAACAGAATTAGAAGATCCAGAGATTTTCCCATCTCGTTAAAGGAAAGTAAACATAATTATTGATTGTAAAACACCTTTCCCTACTTGCTTTTGATGCTGGTGCTCGGTGTGTAGTGATCGTACATAATTTACATTTACCTACGCATCTGATTGGCCCACAACTGATGTAGCCAACAGAGCATTTGTACAATTACATCACACTGCCTAACCTTATGCAAGTATCTGTGGTACTAAAATAATCCTGCCAGTGTTTTTTCTCTACTCTCTATACTTATTTCTCCCAAATATCTGAAGACCAAAAACAAATACTATTTTATACTAAAGAGAATGTCTTGAAGAATGTTGGAGCAAAGTTatcatttgcttatttgtttTCAGCTGAATATTTCATTGCTCATGAGAAAATGTACAGAGCATGTCACATTAAGGGAAGAATAATTGTAAAGCAGAATATTCATGAACATCATTGCTTTTTCCTTACCATGTGAAGTCCATTTTCTGTGATATTTGGTTCCCGTAAGTTGATATCATGTAGTTTGATTCACCCAACTCAAAGAAAGCTCTTGTCATGTGTCTTGATATAAATAGTGGAAAAGATGATGTTTTTCTGGCAAAGTATTGAGTAAAAATTGCTCCCATCTGTACACGTGGAGCTCTTGATGCATTGTTGCCATCACCTGAATACAGCATGCATCAAAtcacaaaaatttaaatacGTGAGTGTATATTAGAAATCAATTGCAAGAACAACAGATCTTGTGGGAATCACGTCATGATATCGCCGCTCAGTTACAAAGCCTACTCTGACGTCACAGTGATGTTGCGTGTGTCCTCAAATTGTGATGTCGCCAATCACCTCTAATTTAAAGTGGTGAATTTTTACATGTTGGTCTTTGTATTGACATCATATTTGTATGAATAGATGGGAATGGaattgatttgtatttttaaagcaaaactgaaaaaaatatttttgtctagttcgaacagcaaaaaaataataatcatgagtGTTGCTTCCTCATCTCTAGGGAGACAAAGTCGGTACAGCATGATGGACCCGTTTTCTCAGGTTGATCGAGGTCTATTTGGGATGGAATCCAACCACAGGGTTCCTTTGATTCGAATGCATCCAAAAAAGACAATCGTAATCTGCAACCAAGGCTTCATATACAATGTGAGAGTCCCACGTGATGAgctccatgtaaaaaaaatctgtctttcACATGCCGAACATGACCGGATCCTTGCAAAAGCCAAGGGCCCGAGTTTTCTTGACAAGGAGTTGGAGGTCTTGAGGAAAGCtgcaataaaaaagaaagaggacATAAAAGCTGCTGAAGAAAGAAAGCGTCAGATAATTGAGAAGGACCTATTCGCTATCAAGAATGAGGAGGAGAGTGAGTTGCAGTCCAGAAGGCTGGCCTATGACCGCTATCAGCAAATGAGGGAAAAAGCTGTGATAGAAAAGgacaatcaaatcaaaaagcTTGACAGGTGGATTAAGAATAGTAAAATCCAGACCGAGCGTGACAAGCAGCTCGTGTGGAAAAAGCGGTGTGAAGCTATTGAGATTTCTAGAGAAAAGGCTGAGTTTGACCGGGTCCTGAAGTGCACGCAGGAGGCGATACGCAAAGATgaggagaaggaaaagaagCGTTTGAGGGATGCTTATGCACATTTAGAGAGCATCAaggagcaggtgaaggaacgtgagaaggtggcccTCTCCAGGCGCAAAGAGAGGCTCTGTGAGGTCAGCAATGTGAGGGAGAAGATAGAGCAAAAGAGTCGCTGGCTGGAGGAATTTAAAGAGGAGAGACTTAAAGAACTAAAGGCTTGCGGGATCCCAGAAAAATACTGCAGGTATGTACGGCGAAAGACCAAAGAAGACGAAGCTAACCCCAATCAATACCACTACCGTGCACATGATACATTAGATCAATTACCCAGATGGATAAACCGCTCTCATAAAAAGCACATGGAGCAGGACGATTCACTAAATCCTTTCCCAGCATTACCACCAATCTCCATAAAGGATGGACCTGAAGGAGAGGCAAACTGAGAGTCCCTTTGCCCCAATATTTGTTTACAGACCTCACTCTGACACCCACTTTGCCTTGACACTCTTCCACCATCTTTCTCCATAACCAAAGAGAAGTGACACAGATTGGTGAaggaagtagaaaaaaaaaagcaaagacaagAAGCAGTTTGACGATTGCCAATTAAGAATGTGCAACCTCCTTAGATTAGATCACAGAATCGTGTGATTTTgctaagaaaaatgaaatgtatagaCGAGGGAATCGTTATGTGTGTGGaatcatattcatcttttgacaataatattgaacaggaagtcaaaaCCACAGCACTTGTTACACTTACAGAGCCTGACAAGATCGGTTTTAAGAGTATCAACAATTCTTTCTTTATGAAGGTAATATTGTTTGAAACTGTCGGTGGTATGAATTGAACAACTTCTGTTATTGTGGTTGAAGTGTGAAACTGTACTGCAACATCCAAAGAGGTGACCCGTTACTTTGGGTGACCTTGTTACTACTACCTCTACCAGTGGAGgaggttgtgtttttgtttgtgttcgtatgtatacatgtactgtaccagcattattgcaaatattttacaatgaatggaaatgtattgCAATTTCGAAGAGACAAGTCATATCCAAAACAAAGCTGATACTGTGGTTTGTCATAATTCACTACTTTTGTTTatgcactgtactgtatgtagcatggatgaatgttttcttttgttatgGCTATCTTTCTAttgagttgaatttttttaatccctcaaATGTTTGTGTTACTTTGTGTAAATAAGAGCTGACAAATATTCAAGCCTTTTTCAAGGTCTGTACTCAGTGGCGCTACAATTAAGGCCGCACCCATTGTAGATATACAGTAATCGTGTGACCAACGAATGTATACTGGGAACAAcaagaaaggaaaacaaacaacagatCATGTAAAACAGGGCCCAgatatttgtgatatttttcttatcaacattaaatatttacttGCCACCATGTAATATTGTTAATAAGGCAGAGAGGCAGCGAGCTTGCAGCTAGCAAGACACATCACATTAGAATGAATGCTTAGAACAGGACCAGTTTCCTGACCAGTTGATCAAAAATGACCATTTAGTGTATATTTCCtaatttgatattttctttGTGACACTTCAAATGCTTGGACTTCCCTccatatatatatgcatatatatatatatatatatatatatatatataaatagataAAACAACATACCTCAGACTTTCCACGACTGAAGCAGGCTCCCTTGGTGAACTCATCACAGTGCCATTCAGCCTCCTGCAGGGAGAAAGAAAGGTATGATCAGACTCCCAGTAAACTATTGTCAGTTAGCAGACATCaaggagtggggaaaaaaatgatgtcagCGTGAAGCACTCAGAAAAGCATCTGATAACACCAACAAAACACTGCCCGACACATGAAACAGATCCACCAgctatatttattattatgaggCCTAAAGAAGGCTACAACTCACTGTTACACAAAAAAGGGAATAAAGAAGGCTACAACTCACTTTTacacaaaaaagggaaaacctACACATGTGAGTTTGATGCGCCGCCGACAGTGCCAATCTCGCCGTGAAAAAGCAAAGGCTAGCAGTGAAAGAATTTGTCATTACATCCTCACCATCCGCAGCCCCGCATGTGGACAACTTAAATAAAGACACAAAATCCAATTAAAGTGCATGCCAACAAGCAGATGCCTCAAGAAGCGCTCGCGGGCACACAACAGAATGCCAATATGATTTATTTCCTGGGGAGGGGtgttataaaaaataaagtctTTCGATGCAAAACACACAAGTAGCAGGAGGTCATTTACATGAGACCGAGAATAGCAGAATAAGGGCTGGGAGGGTTTAAAAAGCTACGAAAACACCAGCCTGTTGAAATTTTTACCACTTAATTTTGAAGTGACCTCTTGGACAACTGTTGTTGATAAAGTTCTCTCCTTTGCGAAATAAGAGTTAGCTTCAGGACAACGGAGATTGGCTGCCTGTGACAGACGGAACTAGCTGGGTGAGGCATGGAGAATGCCACAGAGTTTAAACATGTCTTTTGAGGCCGCTGCTTACGCCCCCTTTGGCTTAACACACAGTcgttatcaatttttttttttacaaactttgcaAAAGTAATAATACCCAGATTTGTGAAGGATTTATTTAACTaagattttattattatggttGTACTTTagggttttcttttcatttggcaGTGTAACActgacaaaatattgaaaaaaaaaacccaactcacATTAAATTCATAGATAAAAAACAGAATTTATACATTTGCTTGGGGTGATTTGTTCTAGGTGCTTTGTCTAATTTCCTGGATCCTTTTTTTGGGCATATCAACCTTTTATCTTACCATAGTTATAATATTTTAAGAATCCACGTTAAATTGGGCAACAGCTCACATTTAATGAAATGATTTCAGTCATATTAATCCAATATGGACATTTATTATCTATgatgaatgttgcatgtcaGTGAGGAAATTAATATTTAACTCAGAAAGTTTGAGTTAACAAAATTTTGattgtttaatttttcatttgcaGTTTTGGAATGCTCTTTGTCAGCCTTTTCATTAGGGTGGACAAGTGTAAGAAACATTACAGCTGTTGAGTGCACGTATGAATATCTATATATTCATTTATTGTCAGCATTAGGAAGGAGGTTAAATTGAGGAGAAAGGTGAGAGAGTCTGCTCCCGTTTAAAGTAGCTATTGCATGCTAATGTGAGCTGGCTTTTCTCTTCTCTGTGACCGAGTCAATTAAAATTCAAGTCGTAAACTGGATATTCTATCTGTGGCCATGCAGTCCGATGACTCTCCACAGATGTGAACTGTACAGAGCAGCACAGCCAAGACCcaaaaagcaaataatgcaaattTTTATTGGTACACACAAACTCGACTGTTTCGTTTTCATTTCTCTCCCAGAATATTTTTAACCGAAcagtataatttctttgaatataatttatatatagggagagagagagaaaaaagtatttatttaaagGGCCTCTGTcacaaaatgcatgatttttagaatgtaattaatgcaaaaacggcagccgacatagagccgtgcattttttttccaccacaaaacatgattttgacatatacagctttttgtaactcccgccatgaaaatcttcttgaaagatttgttttcgagaagaagcaggaagtgacgtacgtggcaggaccgccctcaagtggactcatttgtttctattcgtttaacctctgggaaggtaccttgttgttccttcgtgttagccaaaatgccagctcgttgcattgctggacattgcttgaacactcgggatgatgaatttacccttcataagtttgcaagagtcctggttcatcgtgaaaaatagattgcacgggtggaaaggacgagagcttcgtgggttccaaatgacaggtaggtgtgtgtacagctactaaaaaaaaataatagtttggggcggaccatata contains:
- the LOC133492734 gene encoding uncharacterized protein LOC133492734, with protein sequence MCGFQLLIVKEKKLVLDGGLLGMSSKQKPSKSDKPIVSSRQNEPKKQIVICNHGLLHNVRLQREEVRENPISLSASEYERILARARDPSFLVKEEAASQRKRDEIMAAEERKRQMIEKDYCFVTKEAETDIQSKKQGFERYRHMRCKAQMEKDSQILKLDTCIERCKIQAELDTQLEWKKHCEAVEFSKKKAEFEWELKNHQEKLNKHEEKEKKRREEGRLHLQALKEQIREKEHATDARLRERLNMAKHVSDEVQLENKCIDELKEERLSDLRASGIADKYYSYAKRKTTEDGAKSKNFQYHAQ
- the LOC133492733 gene encoding cilia- and flagella-associated protein 45-like encodes the protein MMDPFSQVDRGLFGMESNHRVPLIRMHPKKTIVICNQGFIYNVRVPRDELHVKKICLSHAEHDRILAKAKGPSFLDKELEVLRKAAIKKKEDIKAAEERKRQIIEKDLFAIKNEEESELQSRRLAYDRYQQMREKAVIEKDNQIKKLDRWIKNSKIQTERDKQLVWKKRCEAIEISREKAEFDRVLKCTQEAIRKDEEKEKKRLRDAYAHLESIKEQVKEREKVALSRRKERLCEVSNVREKIEQKSRWLEEFKEERLKELKACGIPEKYCRYVRRKTKEDEANPNQYHYRAHDTLDQLPRWINRSHKKHMEQDDSLNPFPALPPISIKDGPEGEAN